The following DNA comes from Cryobacterium psychrophilum.
GCATCGGGCGCTTCCTCGCCCGCCGCGACGATGCCGTCGGCGAGCACGAGGCGACCCTCGGCATCCGTGTTCAACACTTCCACCGTGCGGCCGCCCCGCATGCGCAGTACGTCGTTGGGGCGGATCGCCGATCCCGATGGCATGTTTTCGGCGATGCACATCCAGGCGGTGATACGCACAGGCAGGTTGAGTCGGGCCGCGGTGGCTGCAACAGCGAGAACGGTGGCCGCGCCTGTCATGTCGTATTTCATGCCGACCATGGATGCTGGCGGCTTGAGGGAGAGTCCGCCGGTGTCAAACGTGATTCCCTTACCCACGAGGGCGAGGTGCTTCGTGGCGGACTCCGGCGCGTAGCTGAGCTTGACGAGGCGGGGAGGCCTGGTTGATCCTTGACCGACCCCGGCGATGCCTCCGAAGCCCTCGGCGACGAGCTGCTCTTCGTCCCATACCGTCACGTCGATGGGCAGTCCAGCCACGGCGTCAACGGCCTGTGCGGCGAGCGAGGCCGGATAGAGGTCAAGCGGGGGCATATTGACGAGATCCTTGACCAGGCTGATCGCTTCGCCGATCGCCTCCGCACGGCTGACCGCGCTCGGCGCCTCAACCTCGGTGTGCACCGTCAGTCGAAGCGCCGGCAACTTCGTGGCGGCGAGCGAGCTGTGTCGATAATCCGTGTACGAATAGCCGCCGAGAGCAGCTCCCTCGAGGACAGCTTCAACTTCAAGGGCGGTCTGCACGGGGATCGCGAAGGCGAGCGTGTTCACGCCAGTGAGCTGTCGCACGGCTGACCCGGCCGCATGGCGCAGCGAATCCGCCGTGACCTTCCGCCCGAGTCCCACGATCGCGATGCTGCGCATCGTTCCGACGAGGGCCGCTACGCGCACGACCTCGTCGGGGGCGCCTGTCACGGCCAGTGCCGCCAGCTGCTCGGAAATGAACTCGAGGGAGGGATCAGCGAGCAAGGTGGGAGTGCCATCGGTCTGCACGGCGGCTACGACGACTATGTCGGAATCTGAGTCAAGAGCGGGCTGGCTGGACACGAAAAGGCGGGGAACTGTCATGAACCGATCGTACGTCCCGTTGAACTGTTCGCTCTAGGCACCACATATCCGAACCGGAATCGAGTCGTTGCGGCAAGGGGCGGAATAGAGTTAACACATGCGGGATCCTTCTGAACTGTACAAGCTGACCGCCGACGCCGAGGGCGTACCCGATGGTTTGAACCTCGTGGCGGGGCTGACCGGCTTCGCCGACGCTGGTGGAGCCGTGTCGCAATTCAACGAGTATCTCTTGGGCACGCTCGAACACACCGTGATTGCGGAATTCGATCCCGACGAGCTGCTCGACTACCGCGCTCGTCGGCCAATCATCTACTTCGACAAAGATCACCTCACCGACTACCAGCCGCCGGCGCTGCGGTTGTATCTCTCCCACGACGAAATCGGCCAGCCCTTCCTGCTGCTGGCCGGATTTGAGCCGGACTTCCGATGGGAACAATTCACCGCGGCAGTCCTGCAACTCGCTCAGCGTTTCTCGGTGACGTCTACGACCTGGGTCCATGCGATTCCCATGCCGGTCCCGCACACACGTCGAATCGGGGTGACCGTCAGCGGCAATCGCTCTGATCTCATTGGCAGCATGTCCGTGTGGCGTCCGCACACCCAGGTTGCGGCCAACGTTTTGCACCTGGTGGAATTCCGCCTGCAAGAAATAGGAGCCTCAACCGTGGGGTACGTGCTGCTCATTCCGCATTACCTCTCGGACACGGAATTCCCGTCGGCGGCCCTCGCCGCTCTGGAGAGCACGAGCGCCGCGACGGGACTGATTTTTCCGACCGATCGGCTGCGGGAGACCGATCGTGAATTCGTGGCGCGCATCGACGACCAGGTGCGCGATAACCCGGAACTCGGTAAGCTGGTTGGCACCCTTGAAGAGCGTTACGACGCGTACATGGAGGGGAACCCCCTACGTTCCCCCCTGACGGACGAGGAGGGCGAACTGCCGACGGCCGACGAAATTGCCGCCGAGCTGGAAAATTTCCTGGCGATCCGGCGCAGCAAGGACGACGGTCCGCTGAACTGATCGCCGGGGAGCCCGGTTCGTCCCGGGCAACGAGCCGCAGGTAGATTGGGCAAGTGAACTCCCGTCGATCCTGGTTAGTCTTTTACATCGGCTCGTTCGCGTACCTTTCCGCGGTCCTGCAACGCACGTCACTCGGTATTGCGGGGGTGTCAGCGGCGGAACGATTCGGCGGTTCGGCCGCCGTGCTCTCGAGTCTCGCGGTCGTTCAGCTGATCGTCTACGCCTCGGCCCAGATCCCCGTCGGTGTCATGGTCGACCGCTTTGGTCCCCGTGTGCTCATGGTGGGCGGAACCGCGCTCATGGCTGCCGGCCAGCTCACGCTCGCCTTTGCCCCCAACATCACGATCGCCGTCATCGGGCGAATTCTTGTCGGTGCGGGCGACGCGACGATCTTCATCTCGATGATTCGTTTGATCAGTTTGTGGTTCTCCGGCCGCAGAGTTCCGCTCCTGTCCCAATGGATGGGAAACATCGGGCAATTGGGCCAGGTGCTCTCAGCGGTTCCGCTCGCCTGGCTGCTGCACATTTGGGGCTGGACACCCGCCTTCGTGTCCGCAGCTTCCGTAGCCGTTCTTGCGCTGATCGTGCTGCTCGTGTTCGTGCGGGATCGACCGGTCGGCGCCCAGGAACACCCCCGGGCAAACGGCTGGAGGGAAGCGCTCGTGCAACTGCGGCACAGCTTCAGGCGACCAGGGACCCAACTGGGGTTCTGGTCCCACTACGTGACCCAGTCGTCCGGGAATATTTTCACCCTGCTGTGGGGTTTTCCCTTCATGGTCTACGGGCTCGGCTACGACCCAGCACGAGCGGCGGCGATGCTCACGATCCTGGTCGGTGCCGGATTGGTATTCGGGCCGGTGCTGGGCGTCCTGACCGCGCGGCATCCCTTGCGTCGCAGCAACATCGTGCTCGGAATCGTGACGGCGATCGGCATTGCCTGGGCCGTCGTGATCCTGTGGCCCGGCACGCCGCCCGTCGCGGTCGTTGTCGGACTCCTGATTGTGCTCGGAGTCGGTGGCCCCGGGTCGCTCATCGGATTTGACTTCGCCCGCACATTCAACCCGCAGCGAAACCTGGGTTCGGCCAACGGCGTCGTCAATGTCGGCGGCTTCACGGCAAGCTTCACGACCATGTTTCTGATCGGTGTGCTGCTCGACCTGCAGGACAGGTGGCGCGTGGCCGGGGGAGCCCCGAGCGATCTGTACTCGCTCGACTCCTTCAAGGTGGCGTTTGCGGTGCAGTACCTGGTCGTCGGTATCGGAGTCGTCTTCCTTCTTCGAGCGCGGTCGCGCACGAGAAGCCAGCTGTCGCGCGATGAAGGAATAGAAGTGGCCCCGGTGTGGGTTGCACTATCCAGAGCATGGAAGCGGCGTAAAGGGAGAGAGTAGTCGACACCTTGGCTTGCCGTCCAGACAAACCGTGCAATAATTAATAACAGGACCCGTTCTGGTCTTGGGAGTTCCGGCGAAATGCCGGCACGGTTGTCCCGGGACTTGACATGGGTCCTAGTACTGCCCGAAATCCCCGGAACTGTGGGGATGTTGGCACGTGCGCATAACTCGGCATGAGAGGTGTTCGAATGGCAACCCCCGTAAAGACTGAGGCGACCGAAGCGGTCCCAGCGGCGGACACTGCGGCTGCGGTTCCTGCGGCTGCGGACAGTGCGCCAGCGAAGGTCGTCAAGCCAAAGACGGCGACGGCTAAGACTGCTGCGGCCAAAACCGCTGCGGCCAAGACTGCTGCGGCCAAGACCGCCGCCGCGAAGCTCTCTGCAGCGGCTGGCCCCGCTGCCGAAAAGGCCCCACCACGCAAGCGTGCCGCCGCAAAGAAGGTTGGGGTCAAAGAAGAAGACGTGCCCGACCAGGTGCCTGTCGAAGACGACGACGAAGACTCGAAGCGCGCCGCACCGACCGAGCCGCTGCCCAAGGGTGCCCTCGTGCTGTCCCTCGTCGACGACGAAGATGAAGTACCGGTCTACTCAAGCGCCATCACCGGTGCCACCGCAGACCCGGTCAAGGATTACCTGAAGCAGATCGGTAAGGTCGCCCTGCTCAACGCGGCCGAAGAAGTCGAGCTGGCGATGCGAATCGAAGCTGGCCTCTTCGCCGAAGACAAGCTCGCGGAGATGACCGACGCCGAGCGGAGGGCGGCCTTGGGCCGCGAACTCCAGTGGGTGGCCAAAGACGGCGCCCGCGCGAAGAGCCACCTTCTTGGTGCGAACCTTCGACTGGTCGTCTCCCTCGCCAAGCGCTACACGGGTCGTGGAATGCAGTTCCTCGACCTCATCCAGGAGGGCAACCTGGGTCTGATTCGTGCCGTCGAAAAGTTCGACTACACGAAGGGCTTTAAGTTCTCCACCTACGCAACCTGGTGGATTCGCCAGGCGATCACCCGCGCCATGGCCGATCAGGCTCGCACGATTCGTATCCCCGTCCACATGGTCGAGGTCATCAACAAGCTCGCGCGTGTTCAGCGTCAGATGCTTCAGGATCTGGGTCGCGAACCGACACCGGAAGAGTTGAGTCGCGAACTTGACATGACGCCGGAAAAGGTCGTCGAGGTACAGAAGTACGGTCGCGAACCCATCTCCCTTCACACTCCGCTGGGTGAAGACGGTGACAGCGAATTCGGTGACCTCATCGAGGACACGGAGGCCGTTGTTCCGGCCGATGCCGTGGGCTTCACGATGTTGCAGAAGCAGCTGGAGAGCCTGCTCGATTCCCTGTCCGAGCGTGAGGCTGGAGTCATCCGCATGCGTTTCGGGCTGGGCGACGGCATGCCCAAGACCCTCGACCAGATCGGTGACACCTTCGACGTCACGCGTGAGCGGATCCGGCAGATTGAGTCGAAAACAATGGCCAAGCTCCGTCACCCGTCCCGGTCGCAGTCACTACGCGACTACCTCGAGTAGACGTGCCGGTGCGTTATGTCCCGGCGATCCTCGTTGGCAGGATCGTCCGGACGCTCGCGCGTTGGCGCAAGCCGGGCGGAGGCTCGGCAATCCCCGGGCTGGTTGTCAACCGGGTGGCCCCAGCCTTCCTGACGACGACCCTCAACGGATTTCCCCAGGGGCTCGTCGTCGTGACGGGTTCGAGCGGTAAATCGACCACCACGAAAATGCTCGTGGCGATCTTGCGCGCGCACGGAACGAGCGTGTTCACCAACTCGTCCACAGCCAACATCAGTCAGGGCCTGACGTCTGCGCTGCTCGAACAGGTCAGTCTGACCGGACGCATGAGCGACGACATCGGCGTACTCGAAATGGACGAGGGCCACGGAGCGCTCATCGCCGGAGGACTGACACCACGTGTTGTGGCGCTGACCAACGTGATGGTCGATCAAATCGACCGTTTCCACGACTCCGAAATGGTTGCGGCGCTTCTCGCCAAGATCGCGGCCCGTGCCACCCAAAGCGTTGTGCTCAACGCCGACGACCAATTCCTCGTCGAGGTGGGTGCCGGGCTCGGGGCGACGGTGTCCGTCGCGACCTATGGCGTCAGCACCGATGTGCTGGCAGCCAACCCGCGCGGTCTGGGTTACGCCCGAACGGCCGGGGAACGGTTGAAAGCCGGTACGGGCACACTAGTGACTCGGGTGGCCGGTCGTGTCGCGGACCTTTCGCTGCCTGTTGCGCCGTCTCAATCGCAGGAGCCGGCCACGACGGTGACGATAGATCTTCCGGCGCGCGGAACGCACTATGCCGTTGACGCGGCCACCGCGTTGGCCACGGCTCAGGCAGCCCTCGGTGACCAATTTGACTCCGCGACGGCGGCCGCAGCACTGTCCACGATTCCGGCAGTGTTTGGTCGCGGCGAGATTGTGACCGTACGCGGGCAGCAGGTCGAATTCGTGCTCGTGCAGAATCCGGCGAGTTTTCAACTCAACGTCGATGCCCTCGAACCGCACACGGAGCAGATCCTCATTGCCATCGGTTCGGATGTTCGGGATCCCTCGTACTTCTGGCCGGTGGATACGTCCGGCCTGGAACACGTGCTCTTCGCGTCCGGGTCAAAGGCTCACGAGATTGCACTGCAACTGGCCTACGACGATGTGCGGGTCGACCGGATCGAACCGGATGTCCCCACGGCGCTTGACGCCTTCCTCGCGTTACCCGCTCCCGAACATGGACTCAAGACGATCATCTTCTCGGCCGACGGCATGCGCCGCACTCGCGTCCACCTCGGCCTGGAAACGAACGACGAGGAGCAGTCATGACGCGTCAGCTCACTATCATCTCCGTGCTTCCCGATCTGCTGAACACCAATGGGGACGCCGCGAATGCCCGGGTCCTGGCGCAGCGGGCCCGGTGGAGCGGCCATGAGGCATCCGTTGTTGAGGTGCGGTCCAGGGCCGATCTTCCTGAATCTGTTGACGCCATCGTGATCGGCTCCGGGGCGGACGCCGAGCTTGTCGGTGCCCGTGACATCTTGCTCACCATGGTCGACGAGCTTCGAGCGTGGACGACGGCAGGTGTTCCCCTTCTCGCGGTCGGAACGGGTTGGGAGCTGTTGAGCTGGGGGATTGAGCTGCACAGCGGCACCGTGGTTGAGGGGCTCGGTCTCGTCGCGGGCAGGGCCGTTCCCCGCGTTGTTCGGGCCACGGACGATATCGTCGTCACGAGTAAGCACGGTCGTCTCGTCGGATTTGAAAACCATGCGCGTGACTACGTCGGCGCAGAGGCGTCGCCCCTCGGACGAGTTCTTTCCGGCACCGGCAACGGAAACGGCGGTGAGGGACTGGTTATGGGCGATCTCATCGGGACGCATCTCCATGGCCCCGTGCTTGCCCGAAACCCTGGCCTGGCCGACCATATGCTCCGAGCTGCGTTCGGCCGGGTGGGTGAGGTCTACGAATCAGGGGAGCGCACCGCACCTGTCGACGCCATGGCGCACGCCGTTCGCGATCAGATTGCGACCCGCCTGTCGCTCTCTGGCGAGTAGCTGCCACAAACGTCGCTCTGAAACGAGAAACGGCCCGGGAATCGTCTCAGACGAATTCCCGGGCCGTTGTGCGACGCGCGTCGGTTTGCTATGAGCGCTGATCTTCGAGCAGTCGGCTCGATTCGTCGTGCCAGCTCTCGGCAATCGCCGACAACTTCTCCTGATGCTTACGACCGTGGTGAGCGCAGAACAGCAATTCGCTGTTGTTCACGACGACTCGAATGTACGCCTGGGCGCCACAAGCGTCGCAGCGGTCTGCCGCGGTCAGCTGGTGGGGGGTGCCCTGCTGCTCTGCTGCACCATGTTCGGTGGCGATCTTAGACATGTGTTCCTCCTCCAGACAAAAAACCTTATTGCCTCTTGATCAATGTTTACACGCCGAGGCTTCGTTATCGAGCACAATACGGGCTATTTCGCTGGGGGCGTACCGCGCGGCGGGGGGTGTCGATTCCCGGGGGCACCGCTCGGGCCGGTAATCTGGGTTAGTGAGTTCTGATTATTCTGCGCGCCATCTGTCCGTCCTCGAGGGGCTCGAAGCGGTGCGCAAGCGGCCGGGAATGTACATCGGGTCAACGGACTCACGAGGCCTTATGCACTGCCTCTGGGAAATCATCGACAATTCCGTCGACGAGGCCCTGGGCGGGCACGGCAGCAGCATCAAGATTGAACTTCATCCCGATGAGAGCGTCGAGGTGCGCGACACGGCTCGTGGCATCCCCGTCGACATCGAGCCCAAGACCGGCCTGACCGGTGTCGAAGTGGTCTTCACGAAACTCCACGCCGGTGGAAAATTCGGCAGCGGGTCGTACGCCGCGTCGGGCGGACTCCACGGTGTTGGGGCATCCGTCGTCAACGCCCTGTCCGAACGGCTCGACGTCGAAGTCGACCGGGACGGCAAGACCTGGGCGATGTCCTTCCACCGGGGTGAACCAGGCGTGTTCGCCGATACCGGCGCCAAGAGCCCGGACGCGCCCTTCACCCCGTTCGAAGAGCAGAGTGTGCTGCGCGTGGTCGGCAAGGTCGCCAAGGGGGTCACCGGCACACGGGTGCGTTATTGGGCAGACCGCCAGATCTTCACGAAGGGCGCGGCCTTCCAGGCGGAAGAGGTTCTCAACCGAGCCCGCCAGACAGCGTTCCTCGTGCCGGGCCTGGCCATCGAGGTCGCCGATCGGCGCACCACCGAGGAGGTCGTCAACGCTTTCCAGTTCGACGGCGGCATCTCGGAGTTCGTCGACCATCTCGCCACAGACACACCGATCACGGACACCTGGCGCCTGACCGGCAACGGAACCTTCAAAGAGACGGTTCCCGTTCTCACCGAGAAGGGCGCCATGGTGCCCACGGAACTCGAACGCAACTGCCAAGTGGACATCGCGCTGCGCTGGGGAACCGGCTACGACACGACCGTGCAAAGCTTCGTGAACATCATCGCCACCCCGAAGGGGGGAACGCACCAGGCCGGATTCGACGCCGGGCTCTTGAAATTCCTCCGTGCCCAGGTGGAGCAGAACGCTCGCCGCCTGAAGGCAGGTTCTGACAAGCTTGAAAAGGACGATGTGATGGCCGGCCTGACCGCCGTGCTCACCGTTCGTCTCCCGGAGCCACAGTTCGAGGGCCAGACGAAGGAAGTACTCGGCACACCCGCCGTGCGTGCGATCGTGGCCGCAGTCGTCGCGAAGGCCATGAGCGAACGTTTCGTGTCACCCAAGCGTGACGACAAGGCACAGGCCGCCGTCGTGCTCGACAAGATTGTCGCCGAGATGAAGTCGCGCATCTCAGCGCGTGCGCATAAGGAGACCCAGCGGCGCAAGAATGCTCTCGAGAGTTCATCGCTTCCGGCGAAACTCGTGGACTGCCGCAGCAATGACGTGTCCACGAGTGAACTGTTCATCGTGGAGGGCGATTCGGCACTCGGCACGGCGAAACTTGCGCGCGACAGCGAGCACCAGGCGCTCCTTCCGATCCGAGGAAAAATTCTCAACGTGCAGAAGGCATCCGTCTCGGACATGCTGTCGAACACCGAGTGCGCCTCGATCATTCAGGTGATCGGAGCGGGTTCCGGCCGGAGCTTTGACCTCTCCGCGGCCCGGTACGGCAAGGTCATCATCATGAGTGATGCCGACGTGGATGGCGCACACATTCGTACGCTCCTGCTGACACTCTTCTTCCGCTACATGCGCCCGATGATTGCCGAGGGGCGCGTGTTCGCCGCTGTGCCGCCGCTGCACCGCGTCGTGGTGATGAACCCGGGAAGCAAGCCCAACGAAACGATCTACACCTACTCCGAGGTTGAGCTCTACGGCGTACTGAGCGCGCTCGAGAAGAAGGGCAAGCGCTATCAGGACCCCATCCAGCGCTACAAGGGGCTGGGTGAAATGGATGCCGATCAGCTCGCGACCACCACCATGGAACGCGCCCACCGAACGCTTCGCCGAGTACGCGTCAACGACGCGGATGCCGCGGCGAAGGTTTTCGAATTGCTGATGGGCAACGAAGTGGCACCGCGCAAGGAGTTCATCGTCGACAGCTCGGACAAGCTCAGTCGGGATCGGATCGACGTGTAACGTCTCCGGGTGGCCGGAGCCACCGGCCACCCGGACGGTTGCCTAGATTTCGCTGCCGATGGCTCCGATGATCGCGTCGAGCATCACACCGGCCGCGTCGCGGCGAGAGCCCGTCTCCGGAAGCGGGCGGGGTGTTCCCTCCGGAGAGGTGGCGCGGGCCGGTGCTGGGCCCACCCAGGCGACGGCGATGGCGTCTTCGCCCTTGAGGAAACGCTGGGAGCGCACCCCACCCGTCGCGCGTCCCTTCGCTGGATACTCGGTGAACTCAGAGACCTTGGCGCTGCCGGGGTCGGTGCCGGGAAGGGTCCGGCTTCCGGTGGCGACGGTTGCCACCACGGCGTTCGCAGCGTCCGTCGCAGCCAGGCTCGTGAAGAACACCACGGCGGCGCCGGGGGAGAGCTTAATACCGGCCATTCCGCCGGCTGCGCGGCCCTGTTGTCGAACGCCGGCGGCCGGGAAACGCAGCAGCTGCGCATCCGACGCAATAAAGACGAGTTCGTCGTCTTCAGTGCCCTGCGCCACACCGACGACCTCGTCCTTCGGCTTGAGGGTGATGATCTCAAAGTCTGGTTTGCTGGCCCAGTCGCCCGGAGTGAGCCGCTTCACGACACCCTGCCGCGTGCCGAGCGCGATGGCTCGATCGGAGTCGAGGGAGACCAGGGCGAGCACCCGCTCTCCTCGGCTGGAGAGCACAAGGTAGTCGTTGATACGAACGCCTGCGGCGAGCTGAATCGACGTCGGTGGCATGACGGGCAGGTCGACGGGGGAGAAGCGGATGAGTCGACCATGGTTGGTGACCGCCCCGATCTCCGTGCGACTCGTCGTTTCGAGCGACGACAGGATGGCATCGTGCTTGCTGCGGCGTGGCGGGGGTGTGATGCGCTGGGGAGCGGAGTCGTCCACCGCCACAAGGTCGACGCGTGCAATGCGGCCGGTGGCGCTGAGGAAGATGCGCGTCGGGATGTCCTGTACCTCAAGGACAGCCGCCTGACGTTTCGCTGCGGCCGCAGACATGCCCGCGATGCTGGGTTTGGCCTCGGTGAGTACTGTGCGGCGCGGGGTGCCGAACTTCTCGGCGACGGCGGCGAGCTCCGTGGACACGAGCGTGCGGATGGCGGCCTTGCTGGAGAGCAGTGCCTCAAGTTGGGCAATCTCGGCCAGGAGCTGGTCGCGCTCAGCCTCAAGCTCGATTTTCGAGAAGCGCGTGAGGCGACGCAGTCGCAGCTCGAGAATGTACTCGGCCTGCACCTGGCTGAGGTCGAAAACGTCGATGAGACGAGTCCTGGCCATGTCGGTGTCGTCACTGGCACGGATGACCTGAATGACCTCGTCGATATCGACAATGGCCACGAGGAGGCCTTCCACGAGGTGTAGGCGTTCCTTGCGTCGGGCGAGCCGGTAGGAGGAACGACGGGTCACCACTTCGATGCGGTGGTTCACGTAGACGAGTAGGAGTTCGCGCAGCCCCAGGGTCTGCGGCGTTCCCTCCACAAGGGCGACCGCGTTGATGTTGAACGAATCTTCGAGGGGCGTGTAGCGGTACAGCTGCTCGAGTACGGCATCCGGACTGAAACCGGTCTTGATCCCGATGACGAGGCGCAGCCCCTTGGTGCGGTCCGTGAGGTCGGTGACGTCAGAGATTCCGCTCAGCTTTTTGGAGTTGACCCCGTCCTTGATCTTCTCGATCACCTTTTCCGGTCCCACGAGATAGGGCAATTCCGTGACCACCAGACCGGTTTTTCGCGCGCTGATTGACTCCACGGCGACGCGGGCCCTGGTCTTGAAGCTGCCACGCCCGGTGAGGTACGCGTCCTTGATGCCGGCGAGCCCCACGATGGTGCCGCCGGTGGGTAGGTCTGGCCCCGGAATGAACTCCATCAGGTGCTCGAGTGAGGCCTCCGGGTAGGAGAGGAGGTGGCGCGCGGCACCGACGACCTCGATGAGGTTGTGCGGTGCCATGTTTGTGGCCATACCCACAGCGATACCGCTTGCGCCGTTGACCAGCAGATTGGGATACGCGGCCGGGAGCACATCGGGCTGGGTGAGCTGATTGTCATAGTTGGGCACAAAATTGACGACGTCTTCGTCGAGGTGCTCGGTCATCGCGAGGGCGGGGGCCGCAAGCCGGGCCTCTGTGTATCGGGGAGCCGCCGGCCCATCATCAAGAGAGCCAAAGTTTCCGTGGCCGTCGATGAGGGGAACGCGCAGGGAGAATGACTGCGCCATGCGCACGAGCGCGTCATAAATCGCCGTGTCACCATGCGGGTGCAGCTTGCCCATGACTTCGCCGACGACGCGGGCGGACTTGACATGGCCGCGGTCGGGGCGCAATCCCATCTCACTCATCTGGTACAGGATGCGACGCTGGACAGGCTTGAGCCCATCGCGCGCATCGGGGAGTGCCCGTGAGTAGATGACCGAGTAGGCGTACTCGAGGAAGGACCCCTGCATCTCGATCGATACGTCGACGTCTTCGATTCTCTCGGTGTCGATCGCGGTGCGGGCGGCGGGTGGGGTGCTGTCTGCGCGGCTCATTCGTGAATTCTGATTCAGTCGTGTCCGCCCCGAACGTAAATCCCGCCGGGGAGGCACTGGTTTCACGCACTATCGGGAGTGCGCTGGAAAGTTCGGGCGCGGCCTATGTCAGACTTAGCCCGATGTCAACCATGTTACCGGCCCGTCAATTCAGCTCTCTGCGCCTTGCCGATGTTCTGACAAGTTCGCTCCTTGCCGTGCGGAGCGAGCCGAACCGG
Coding sequences within:
- a CDS encoding leucyl aminopeptidase — translated: MTVPRLFVSSQPALDSDSDIVVVAAVQTDGTPTLLADPSLEFISEQLAALAVTGAPDEVVRVAALVGTMRSIAIVGLGRKVTADSLRHAAGSAVRQLTGVNTLAFAIPVQTALEVEAVLEGAALGGYSYTDYRHSSLAATKLPALRLTVHTEVEAPSAVSRAEAIGEAISLVKDLVNMPPLDLYPASLAAQAVDAVAGLPIDVTVWDEEQLVAEGFGGIAGVGQGSTRPPRLVKLSYAPESATKHLALVGKGITFDTGGLSLKPPASMVGMKYDMTGAATVLAVAATAARLNLPVRITAWMCIAENMPSGSAIRPNDVLRMRGGRTVEVLNTDAEGRLVLADGIVAAGEEAPDAIVDVATLTGAAVVALGNRYYAAMGDNDLVAQLLSASKSVGEPAWPMPFPAELRATLNSDVADISNAKIGSTAGGMLLAGVFLKEFVAPNIPWAHVDIAGPAQNSGSPWGFTGVGPTGVSVRALIRLAEDFSRP
- a CDS encoding proteasome assembly chaperone family protein produces the protein MRDPSELYKLTADAEGVPDGLNLVAGLTGFADAGGAVSQFNEYLLGTLEHTVIAEFDPDELLDYRARRPIIYFDKDHLTDYQPPALRLYLSHDEIGQPFLLLAGFEPDFRWEQFTAAVLQLAQRFSVTSTTWVHAIPMPVPHTRRIGVTVSGNRSDLIGSMSVWRPHTQVAANVLHLVEFRLQEIGASTVGYVLLIPHYLSDTEFPSAALAALESTSAATGLIFPTDRLRETDREFVARIDDQVRDNPELGKLVGTLEERYDAYMEGNPLRSPLTDEEGELPTADEIAAELENFLAIRRSKDDGPLN
- a CDS encoding MFS transporter is translated as MNSRRSWLVFYIGSFAYLSAVLQRTSLGIAGVSAAERFGGSAAVLSSLAVVQLIVYASAQIPVGVMVDRFGPRVLMVGGTALMAAGQLTLAFAPNITIAVIGRILVGAGDATIFISMIRLISLWFSGRRVPLLSQWMGNIGQLGQVLSAVPLAWLLHIWGWTPAFVSAASVAVLALIVLLVFVRDRPVGAQEHPRANGWREALVQLRHSFRRPGTQLGFWSHYVTQSSGNIFTLLWGFPFMVYGLGYDPARAAAMLTILVGAGLVFGPVLGVLTARHPLRRSNIVLGIVTAIGIAWAVVILWPGTPPVAVVVGLLIVLGVGGPGSLIGFDFARTFNPQRNLGSANGVVNVGGFTASFTTMFLIGVLLDLQDRWRVAGGAPSDLYSLDSFKVAFAVQYLVVGIGVVFLLRARSRTRSQLSRDEGIEVAPVWVALSRAWKRRKGRE
- a CDS encoding RNA polymerase sigma factor, which produces MATPVKTEATEAVPAADTAAAVPAAADSAPAKVVKPKTATAKTAAAKTAAAKTAAAKTAAAKLSAAAGPAAEKAPPRKRAAAKKVGVKEEDVPDQVPVEDDDEDSKRAAPTEPLPKGALVLSLVDDEDEVPVYSSAITGATADPVKDYLKQIGKVALLNAAEEVELAMRIEAGLFAEDKLAEMTDAERRAALGRELQWVAKDGARAKSHLLGANLRLVVSLAKRYTGRGMQFLDLIQEGNLGLIRAVEKFDYTKGFKFSTYATWWIRQAITRAMADQARTIRIPVHMVEVINKLARVQRQMLQDLGREPTPEELSRELDMTPEKVVEVQKYGREPISLHTPLGEDGDSEFGDLIEDTEAVVPADAVGFTMLQKQLESLLDSLSEREAGVIRMRFGLGDGMPKTLDQIGDTFDVTRERIRQIESKTMAKLRHPSRSQSLRDYLE
- a CDS encoding MurT ligase domain-containing protein, coding for MRYVPAILVGRIVRTLARWRKPGGGSAIPGLVVNRVAPAFLTTTLNGFPQGLVVVTGSSGKSTTTKMLVAILRAHGTSVFTNSSTANISQGLTSALLEQVSLTGRMSDDIGVLEMDEGHGALIAGGLTPRVVALTNVMVDQIDRFHDSEMVAALLAKIAARATQSVVLNADDQFLVEVGAGLGATVSVATYGVSTDVLAANPRGLGYARTAGERLKAGTGTLVTRVAGRVADLSLPVAPSQSQEPATTVTIDLPARGTHYAVDAATALATAQAALGDQFDSATAAAALSTIPAVFGRGEIVTVRGQQVEFVLVQNPASFQLNVDALEPHTEQILIAIGSDVRDPSYFWPVDTSGLEHVLFASGSKAHEIALQLAYDDVRVDRIEPDVPTALDAFLALPAPEHGLKTIIFSADGMRRTRVHLGLETNDEEQS
- a CDS encoding type 1 glutamine amidotransferase, which codes for MTRQLTIISVLPDLLNTNGDAANARVLAQRARWSGHEASVVEVRSRADLPESVDAIVIGSGADAELVGARDILLTMVDELRAWTTAGVPLLAVGTGWELLSWGIELHSGTVVEGLGLVAGRAVPRVVRATDDIVVTSKHGRLVGFENHARDYVGAEASPLGRVLSGTGNGNGGEGLVMGDLIGTHLHGPVLARNPGLADHMLRAAFGRVGEVYESGERTAPVDAMAHAVRDQIATRLSLSGE
- a CDS encoding DUF7455 domain-containing protein, producing MSKIATEHGAAEQQGTPHQLTAADRCDACGAQAYIRVVVNNSELLFCAHHGRKHQEKLSAIAESWHDESSRLLEDQRS
- a CDS encoding DNA gyrase/topoisomerase IV subunit B → MSSDYSARHLSVLEGLEAVRKRPGMYIGSTDSRGLMHCLWEIIDNSVDEALGGHGSSIKIELHPDESVEVRDTARGIPVDIEPKTGLTGVEVVFTKLHAGGKFGSGSYAASGGLHGVGASVVNALSERLDVEVDRDGKTWAMSFHRGEPGVFADTGAKSPDAPFTPFEEQSVLRVVGKVAKGVTGTRVRYWADRQIFTKGAAFQAEEVLNRARQTAFLVPGLAIEVADRRTTEEVVNAFQFDGGISEFVDHLATDTPITDTWRLTGNGTFKETVPVLTEKGAMVPTELERNCQVDIALRWGTGYDTTVQSFVNIIATPKGGTHQAGFDAGLLKFLRAQVEQNARRLKAGSDKLEKDDVMAGLTAVLTVRLPEPQFEGQTKEVLGTPAVRAIVAAVVAKAMSERFVSPKRDDKAQAAVVLDKIVAEMKSRISARAHKETQRRKNALESSSLPAKLVDCRSNDVSTSELFIVEGDSALGTAKLARDSEHQALLPIRGKILNVQKASVSDMLSNTECASIIQVIGAGSGRSFDLSAARYGKVIIMSDADVDGAHIRTLLLTLFFRYMRPMIAEGRVFAAVPPLHRVVVMNPGSKPNETIYTYSEVELYGVLSALEKKGKRYQDPIQRYKGLGEMDADQLATTTMERAHRTLRRVRVNDADAAAKVFELLMGNEVAPRKEFIVDSSDKLSRDRIDV